Proteins found in one Deltaproteobacteria bacterium genomic segment:
- a CDS encoding DUF2784 domain-containing protein: MPFGLLADLVVVVHLAFVLLVVFGGLLVLRWPRLALIQLPAAVWGVVIEWAGWICPLTPLENSLRARGGAAGYRGGFVEHYLLGVLYPAGLTRNVQMVLGLTVLLVNAIAYGLLLARWRRADDRH; encoded by the coding sequence GTGCCGTTCGGGCTGCTCGCCGATCTGGTGGTCGTCGTCCACCTCGCCTTCGTCCTGCTCGTGGTGTTCGGCGGACTGCTGGTCCTGCGATGGCCGCGACTCGCTTTGATCCAGCTGCCGGCTGCGGTCTGGGGCGTCGTCATCGAATGGGCTGGCTGGATCTGCCCGCTGACCCCGCTGGAGAATTCGCTTCGCGCGCGTGGCGGCGCCGCGGGGTACAGGGGTGGATTCGTCGAACACTACCTGCTCGGAGTCCTCTATCCGGCGGGGCTCACGCGCAACGTTCAGATGGTGCTGGGGCTCACCGTACTGCTCGTCAACGCGATCGCCTACGGCCTGTTGCTCGCGCGCTGGCGGCGGGCAGACGATCGTCATTGA